Proteins co-encoded in one Quercus robur chromosome 8, dhQueRobu3.1, whole genome shotgun sequence genomic window:
- the LOC126694631 gene encoding vacuolar protein sorting-associated protein 52 A-like isoform X2 encodes MFGDLSVEEDASSDDISLDGLEQELEECKNDDVVANILFEGTKLREYTKGVENNLRKVELDSIQDYIKESDNLVSLHDQIRECDRILSHHDQIH; translated from the exons ATGTTTGGGGACTTGTCTGTGGAGGAGGATGCCAGCAG TGATGATATATCTTTGGATGGACTAGAGCAAGAACTGGAAGAATGCAAAAATGACGAT GTAGTTGCAAACATACTATTTGAAGGTACAAAATTAAGGGAGTATACAAAGGGGGTTGAGAACAATTTACGAAAAGTTGAATTGGACTCGATTCAG GATTACATAAAAGAAAGCGATAATTTAGTGTCGCTTCATGATCAAATTCGTGAATGTGATAGAATCTTGTCACATCATGATCAAATTCATTGA
- the LOC126694631 gene encoding vacuolar protein sorting-associated protein 52 A-like isoform X1: MDMGLKLKNRKSAESKLAKFVEDIIVPPRMVDIVVDGEINDEYMRTLEILSKKLKFVEVDPMVKASKALKDVQPELEKVRQNNLQRWLTSLFISFMH; encoded by the exons ATGGATATGGGCCTGAAGCTTAAGAATCGTAAG tcgGCAGAATCAAAATTGGCAAAGTTTGTCGAAGACATTATAGTCCCTCCAAGGATGGTTGACATAGTCGTTGACGGAGAG ATCAATGATGAATACATGAGAACTCTTGAGATTCTGAGTAAGAAGCTGAAGTTTGTAGAAGTGGATCCTATGGTCAAAGCTTCAAAAGCTCTGAAAGACGTTCAACCTGAGCTTGAAAAAGTTAGGCAGAACAATCTGCAAAG GTGGTTGACTTCATTGTTCATAAGCTTTATGCATTga
- the LOC126694623 gene encoding protein MAINTENANCE OF MERISTEMS-like isoform X2, producing MDPHGAIQTLCTRQDKHRSSLLLDAHLEGEEVPGVLTCRHRDKGLLEGGVDGLDPRILAYITDAGLDGLLRVPHMDTDHALITALVERWRPETHSFHLPHGEMTITLQDMEVIMGVPVDGLPLVESIPSTGSWRDVCSRLLGRTPPHRELRNNRKNTGVLEGASIKAKWLEDQFCNPLPVDAPEALVQKYARFYILELLGSTLFMDKSGERISVRYLQYFDPISNGKKYSWGSAALSWLYRHLCKASEKTAKQIGGALLLVQLWAWARFPHICPVMRHPHQALPPSPLAVRWKGAKITTEHSMHVLRAYRVSLTSLQPNQIVWEPYRNYLRSLPAYCTAGQRIWRSIVPLIHFWVVEGHHPERVLRQFGMKQGIPDDVDTSIELHKITLQGKHEKDWARIHAPHIAKWAAHARIADAPAFHGEMNYNDKYLVWFRPRTIRHITKETSYWDTLVESQLRIITKCEPGSEIYTDCINALQAVEEIGRLSLDHARDVGNTSEPAVRRGWQASGRQGRGGCQSSQRHTSSRPPTSGQRHTPVPTSSRRPTSAQRPTSGSRHTPVPTSSRRPTSAQRPTSGSRHTPVPTSSRRHTPVPTSTRRHTPVHDHTMEETSQTTDEMWDDTAYDVGSMAHDDAGPSHTFAHRDTFGSPSMRSDGTCPPTPPSTSLLPTTCTSPPLTAGPAPAVLDGRDEMRFMPTPGRPTPVAIPPEFVHTEFIQTQIPTPPAEPSHIEDRPRRPQRTRTHPPDCGTGHGKVRPVKEPVRRRKRE from the exons ATGGACCCACATGGAGCTATACAGACTTTGTGCACGAGGCAGGATAAGCATCGTTCAAGTTTGCTTTTGGATGCTCATTTGGAAGGCGAG GAAGTGCCAGGTGTATTGACTTGTCGTCACCGAGACAAAGGTCTGCTTGAAGGAGGGGTAGATGGGTTAGATCCACGAATTCTCGCTTATATCACTGATGCGGGGTTAGATGGGCTGCTTCGGGTCCCACATATGGACACTGACCACGCATTGATCACAGCGTTGGTGGAGAGATGGCGGCCGGAGACGCACTCATTTCACTTGCCCCACGGTGAGATGACCATCACACTACAAGATATGGAGGTTATAATGGGGGTACCTGTAGATGGCTTGCCGTTGGTGGAATCTATACCCTCGACGGGCAGTTGGCGTGACGTCTGCAGTAGATTGCTAGGGCGTACACCGCCACATAGAGAACTTAGAAACAACAGAAAGAACACTGGAGTGCTGGAAGGGGCGAGCATAAAAGCCAAATGGCTTGAGGATCAGTTTTGCAACCCTCTCCCGGTTGACGCCCCCGAGGCGCTTGTGCAAAAGTATGCTCGTTTTTACATATTGGAGTTGTTAGGTAGTACGCTATTTATGGATAAGTCTGGAGAACGGATCTCAGTTAGGTATTTGCAATATTTCGATCCAATCAGCAACGGAAAGAAGTATAGTTGGGGTAGTGCAGCACTAAGTTGGCTCTATAGACACCTCTGTAAGGCATCAGAGAAGACAGCCAAGCAGATTGGGGGTGCACTACTATTGGTGCAGTTGTGGGCGTGGGCGAGGTTTCCCCACATATGTCCTGTGATGAGGCATCCACACCAGGCACTGCCTCCAAGTCCACTTGCTGTCAG ATGGAAAGGGGCTAAGATAACAACTGAACATTCGATGCACGTCCTACGTGCCTATCGTGTGTCGCTTACTTCACTGCAGCCAAATCAG ATTGTTTGGGAGCCGTACAGAAATTATTTGCGTTCTCTACCCGCATATTGTACGGCAGGCCAACGTATATGGAGGTCTATTGTGCCGCTGATACATTTTTGGGTGGTTGAAGGCCATCATCCCGAACGTGTTCTCCGACAGTTTGGGATGAAGCAAGGCATACCAGATGATGTTGATACTTCAATTGAACTGCACAAGATCACCCTCCAGGGCAAGCACGAAAAAGATTGGGCCCGAATACATGCCCCGCATATTGCTAAATGGGCTGCGCACGCCAGAATTGCCGATGCACCGGCCTTTCACGGGGAGATGAACTACAATGACAAGTATTTGGTTTGGTTTCGTCCCCGCACTATTCGCCATATTACAAAAGAGACTTCGTACTGGGACACTTTG GTTGAATCACAGTTGCGCATTATAACGAAGTGCGAACCAGGGTCTGAGATCTACACCGACTGTATTAATGCCTTGCAAGCTGTTGAAGAGATCGGTCGGTTATCCTTGGACCATGCACGTGACGTGGGCAACACAAGTGAACCAGCTGTACGACGTGGTTGGCAAGCAAGTGGACGTCAAGGGCGTGGAGGATGTCAATCTAGCCAGCGTCATACATCTAGTCGGCCTCCCACATCTGGTCAGCGTCACACACCCGTGCCCACATCTAGTCGACGTCCCACATCTGCTCAGCGTCCTACATCTGGTTCGCGTCACACACCCGTGCCCACATCTAGTCGACGTCCCACATCTGCTCAGCGTCCTACATCTGGTTCGCGTCACACACCCGTGCCCACATCTAGTCGGCGTCACACACCCGTGCCCACATCTACTCGGCGCCACACACCCGTGCATGACCACACCATGGAGGAAACAAGTCAGACAACAGATGAGATGTGGGACGACACTGCTTATGACGTAGGCTCCATGGCACACGATGATGCGGGTCCATCCCATACGTTTGCCCATAGAGACACATTTGGGTCCCCATCCATGAGGAGCGATGGTACTTGCCCACCCACACCCCCTAGTACATCTCTGTTGCCCACCACCTGTACGTCTCCCCCACTGACTGCCGGCCCTGCCCCCGCAGTTTTAGATGGTAGAGATGAGATGAGGTTCATGCCCACTCCTGGGCGACCCACCCCTGTTGCTATCCCCCCTGAGTTTGTGCATACCGAGTTTATCCAGACACAGATACCCACCCCCCCAGCAGAGCCTTCGCACATCGAGGATCGGCCACGAAGGCCGCAACGCACACGGACACATCCTCCTGACTGTGGGACTGGACATG GCAAGGTGAGACCAGTCAAGGAACCGGTGAGGAGAAGAAAACGAGAATGA
- the LOC126694631 gene encoding vacuolar protein sorting-associated protein 52 A-like isoform X4 yields the protein MLHCDDISLDGLEQELEECKNDDVVANILFEGTKLREYTKGVENNLRKVELDSIQDYIKESDNLVSLHDQIRECDRILSHHDQIH from the exons ATGTTGCACTG TGATGATATATCTTTGGATGGACTAGAGCAAGAACTGGAAGAATGCAAAAATGACGAT GTAGTTGCAAACATACTATTTGAAGGTACAAAATTAAGGGAGTATACAAAGGGGGTTGAGAACAATTTACGAAAAGTTGAATTGGACTCGATTCAG GATTACATAAAAGAAAGCGATAATTTAGTGTCGCTTCATGATCAAATTCGTGAATGTGATAGAATCTTGTCACATCATGATCAAATTCATTGA
- the LOC126694631 gene encoding vacuolar protein sorting-associated protein 52 A-like isoform X3 — protein sequence MFYKHSAESKLAKFVEDIIVPPRMVDIVVDGEINDEYMRTLEILSKKLKFVEVDPMVKASKALKDVQPELEKVRQNNLQRWLTSLFISFMH from the exons ATGTTCTATAAACATTCGGCAG AATCAAAATTGGCAAAGTTTGTCGAAGACATTATAGTCCCTCCAAGGATGGTTGACATAGTCGTTGACGGAGAG ATCAATGATGAATACATGAGAACTCTTGAGATTCTGAGTAAGAAGCTGAAGTTTGTAGAAGTGGATCCTATGGTCAAAGCTTCAAAAGCTCTGAAAGACGTTCAACCTGAGCTTGAAAAAGTTAGGCAGAACAATCTGCAAAG GTGGTTGACTTCATTGTTCATAAGCTTTATGCATTga
- the LOC126694623 gene encoding protein MAINTENANCE OF MERISTEMS-like isoform X1, translating to MPDMDPHGAIQTLCTRQDKHRSSLLLDAHLEGEEVPGVLTCRHRDKGLLEGGVDGLDPRILAYITDAGLDGLLRVPHMDTDHALITALVERWRPETHSFHLPHGEMTITLQDMEVIMGVPVDGLPLVESIPSTGSWRDVCSRLLGRTPPHRELRNNRKNTGVLEGASIKAKWLEDQFCNPLPVDAPEALVQKYARFYILELLGSTLFMDKSGERISVRYLQYFDPISNGKKYSWGSAALSWLYRHLCKASEKTAKQIGGALLLVQLWAWARFPHICPVMRHPHQALPPSPLAVRWKGAKITTEHSMHVLRAYRVSLTSLQPNQIVWEPYRNYLRSLPAYCTAGQRIWRSIVPLIHFWVVEGHHPERVLRQFGMKQGIPDDVDTSIELHKITLQGKHEKDWARIHAPHIAKWAAHARIADAPAFHGEMNYNDKYLVWFRPRTIRHITKETSYWDTLVESQLRIITKCEPGSEIYTDCINALQAVEEIGRLSLDHARDVGNTSEPAVRRGWQASGRQGRGGCQSSQRHTSSRPPTSGQRHTPVPTSSRRPTSAQRPTSGSRHTPVPTSSRRPTSAQRPTSGSRHTPVPTSSRRHTPVPTSTRRHTPVHDHTMEETSQTTDEMWDDTAYDVGSMAHDDAGPSHTFAHRDTFGSPSMRSDGTCPPTPPSTSLLPTTCTSPPLTAGPAPAVLDGRDEMRFMPTPGRPTPVAIPPEFVHTEFIQTQIPTPPAEPSHIEDRPRRPQRTRTHPPDCGTGHGKVRPVKEPVRRRKRE from the exons ATGCCAGATATGGACCCACATGGAGCTATACAGACTTTGTGCACGAGGCAGGATAAGCATCGTTCAAGTTTGCTTTTGGATGCTCATTTGGAAGGCGAG GAAGTGCCAGGTGTATTGACTTGTCGTCACCGAGACAAAGGTCTGCTTGAAGGAGGGGTAGATGGGTTAGATCCACGAATTCTCGCTTATATCACTGATGCGGGGTTAGATGGGCTGCTTCGGGTCCCACATATGGACACTGACCACGCATTGATCACAGCGTTGGTGGAGAGATGGCGGCCGGAGACGCACTCATTTCACTTGCCCCACGGTGAGATGACCATCACACTACAAGATATGGAGGTTATAATGGGGGTACCTGTAGATGGCTTGCCGTTGGTGGAATCTATACCCTCGACGGGCAGTTGGCGTGACGTCTGCAGTAGATTGCTAGGGCGTACACCGCCACATAGAGAACTTAGAAACAACAGAAAGAACACTGGAGTGCTGGAAGGGGCGAGCATAAAAGCCAAATGGCTTGAGGATCAGTTTTGCAACCCTCTCCCGGTTGACGCCCCCGAGGCGCTTGTGCAAAAGTATGCTCGTTTTTACATATTGGAGTTGTTAGGTAGTACGCTATTTATGGATAAGTCTGGAGAACGGATCTCAGTTAGGTATTTGCAATATTTCGATCCAATCAGCAACGGAAAGAAGTATAGTTGGGGTAGTGCAGCACTAAGTTGGCTCTATAGACACCTCTGTAAGGCATCAGAGAAGACAGCCAAGCAGATTGGGGGTGCACTACTATTGGTGCAGTTGTGGGCGTGGGCGAGGTTTCCCCACATATGTCCTGTGATGAGGCATCCACACCAGGCACTGCCTCCAAGTCCACTTGCTGTCAG ATGGAAAGGGGCTAAGATAACAACTGAACATTCGATGCACGTCCTACGTGCCTATCGTGTGTCGCTTACTTCACTGCAGCCAAATCAG ATTGTTTGGGAGCCGTACAGAAATTATTTGCGTTCTCTACCCGCATATTGTACGGCAGGCCAACGTATATGGAGGTCTATTGTGCCGCTGATACATTTTTGGGTGGTTGAAGGCCATCATCCCGAACGTGTTCTCCGACAGTTTGGGATGAAGCAAGGCATACCAGATGATGTTGATACTTCAATTGAACTGCACAAGATCACCCTCCAGGGCAAGCACGAAAAAGATTGGGCCCGAATACATGCCCCGCATATTGCTAAATGGGCTGCGCACGCCAGAATTGCCGATGCACCGGCCTTTCACGGGGAGATGAACTACAATGACAAGTATTTGGTTTGGTTTCGTCCCCGCACTATTCGCCATATTACAAAAGAGACTTCGTACTGGGACACTTTG GTTGAATCACAGTTGCGCATTATAACGAAGTGCGAACCAGGGTCTGAGATCTACACCGACTGTATTAATGCCTTGCAAGCTGTTGAAGAGATCGGTCGGTTATCCTTGGACCATGCACGTGACGTGGGCAACACAAGTGAACCAGCTGTACGACGTGGTTGGCAAGCAAGTGGACGTCAAGGGCGTGGAGGATGTCAATCTAGCCAGCGTCATACATCTAGTCGGCCTCCCACATCTGGTCAGCGTCACACACCCGTGCCCACATCTAGTCGACGTCCCACATCTGCTCAGCGTCCTACATCTGGTTCGCGTCACACACCCGTGCCCACATCTAGTCGACGTCCCACATCTGCTCAGCGTCCTACATCTGGTTCGCGTCACACACCCGTGCCCACATCTAGTCGGCGTCACACACCCGTGCCCACATCTACTCGGCGCCACACACCCGTGCATGACCACACCATGGAGGAAACAAGTCAGACAACAGATGAGATGTGGGACGACACTGCTTATGACGTAGGCTCCATGGCACACGATGATGCGGGTCCATCCCATACGTTTGCCCATAGAGACACATTTGGGTCCCCATCCATGAGGAGCGATGGTACTTGCCCACCCACACCCCCTAGTACATCTCTGTTGCCCACCACCTGTACGTCTCCCCCACTGACTGCCGGCCCTGCCCCCGCAGTTTTAGATGGTAGAGATGAGATGAGGTTCATGCCCACTCCTGGGCGACCCACCCCTGTTGCTATCCCCCCTGAGTTTGTGCATACCGAGTTTATCCAGACACAGATACCCACCCCCCCAGCAGAGCCTTCGCACATCGAGGATCGGCCACGAAGGCCGCAACGCACACGGACACATCCTCCTGACTGTGGGACTGGACATG GCAAGGTGAGACCAGTCAAGGAACCGGTGAGGAGAAGAAAACGAGAATGA